CCTTTAAGAGGAGTAAGAAGAAGAGTTCCTCCAGCAAGACTTTTTGCATCACCAAGGGAAGATATAGTAACGTCAAGCCTTGTTCCTATTTTTGCAAAAGGAGGCATCGTAGCTGTTATCATAACTGCTGCCACATTTTTAACTTTAATTTGGTTTTTGTCAACATGAACACCCATGCGTTCCATCATATTTGCAATTGACTGCATTGTAAAATCAGCACCTGATTTATCTCCAGTTCCATTAAGCCCCACCACAAGACCATAACCTACGAGCTGATTTATTCTTACACCTTTAATTGAAGTAATATCTTTTATCCTGACAGCATAAGCTAAATCTATTACTGTGAATACTATCAAGAAGTTTATAAATATTTTAAATTTAAGTTTTTTCATACGTCTCACTTATTACCTAATTATTTAATTAAAAAGGCCATATATTATCCATTATACGAGTCAGCCATCCTACTTTTTGCTTATCTGATATAACGCCATTTCCCGAATATTCAATTTTAGCATCTGAAAGAGATATTGATTGCACTCTATTGTCCTGAGTGACATCTATAGACCTCACAACACCCGACACCGTTATAAATTGAGACTCATTATTAACCTTAATTTCCCTTCGTCCATATATCACGAGATTTCCATTAGGAAGAACTTCAACAACACGAGCCCCAACTGACGCTGTAATCTGTCCACTTCTATCACTTGATGCCTTACCTTTAAAATCAGTTCCATAGTTTGCTTTTACAAGAGTATCAACAAGTTTGCCTTTACTATCACGGTTAAGATTAGGTCTAATAGCTTCCGCCGCTCGCATAAGGCCGAAAAAATTAGGAACTCCAGCACCTACACTAGAACTTTTATTAACTGTTGTATTAGCATCTAATTTTGATGAGCTGTTTTCAACTATATCAATTATCACTGTATCCCCTACCCTTCTTGCTCTTTGGTCGATAAAAAGCATTTCGCTCGATGAATCCGACCATAAAGAACCTTCAGATGGAGGCAATGATGCATAATATACATCGGATTCTTTATGCCTTTCTTCGACTATAGGAGGAGAAGGAATCGGAGAAGTAGGTTTTGGTTGTTTAGCCGAAGAACACCCTAACAACTCATAAATTATAGTTATAATAACTATACTACCTATGAAATTCAATTTCATTTTATCCCTCTCCCAATATTTAAAAAATTACTTCTATAGTTGACTTATCTTTTACTCTGCCTATAACAACTTTTTTTGAAGATAAATTTTCAATTTCGATTTCTTCCCCTAATCTTCCATCACTCGCAGCAACTCCGTATGTAACTACCTTAACCAAACCTTTTTTAGCTACAAGACTAACTTTACTTCCTTTTAGAACAATTGGAGGTTCTTCAATCATATTTGAGCGTAAATAGCTTTTAGAGCTAACATTTTGATTGACCTGTTTTCCAATAATATCTGATAAAGAAGTTACAACATTGTCTGGCATCCTTGAAATATCTTTTTTTTCAAGACAAACATCATCTTCCGTTAAAATCGTGTCTCTACTGATGGAACGAAGAGCGCAAGCAACATCTTTATAAATTCCCACTTTAGCTGAAAGAGTTATTTTCGTACATTCCTTACCGTCAACATTTACTAAAATTCTTAAATTTAATTGATTTTTTATATCTATATCATTAGAAGGCAAATAAATTAATTCCATCTTTCCAGTTGGGAACTTAGATATCCCTCTTGTTTTTAAACTGTAAACTTTATAGTCTCGGCTACCCAAAGTTTCTTCAATATATTTTACAAGAATTTCCTTCAAAGCATCGTCAGATATTGTTTGGAAGCTTCGTTCTATTGTAATAGAATCCGGTATTTCAATAATAGTATCATTAGCGATCCAATCTTTGGTTTTAAGGATATAATTTATCCTTCTTCCTGAAATTCTTTTTGTATAACCCGGCTTTGGAGCATAACCTAAACAAATATCT
This sequence is a window from Desulfobacterales bacterium. Protein-coding genes within it:
- a CDS encoding flagellar basal body L-ring protein FlgH, producing MKLNFIGSIVIITIIYELLGCSSAKQPKPTSPIPSPPIVEERHKESDVYYASLPPSEGSLWSDSSSEMLFIDQRARRVGDTVIIDIVENSSSKLDANTTVNKSSSVGAGVPNFFGLMRAAEAIRPNLNRDSKGKLVDTLVKANYGTDFKGKASSDRSGQITASVGARVVEVLPNGNLVIYGRREIKVNNESQFITVSGVVRSIDVTQDNRVQSISLSDAKIEYSGNGVISDKQKVGWLTRIMDNIWPF
- the flgA gene encoding flagellar basal body P-ring formation protein FlgA is translated as MLVEIIKTAYTEIIIALSKSRLVFNFCILILIFVSSFVYAEEQISTKIIIKPDFKINVDGDRIYLRDIAYISGDKKITEEIGDICLGYAPKPGYTKRISGRRINYILKTKDWIANDTIIEIPDSITIERSFQTISDDALKEILVKYIEETLGSRDYKVYSLKTRGISKFPTGKMELIYLPSNDIDIKNQLNLRILVNVDGKECTKITLSAKVGIYKDVACALRSISRDTILTEDDVCLEKKDISRMPDNVVTSLSDIIGKQVNQNVSSKSYLRSNMIEEPPIVLKGSKVSLVAKKGLVKVVTYGVAASDGRLGEEIEIENLSSKKVVIGRVKDKSTIEVIF